In a single window of the Planctomycetia bacterium genome:
- a CDS encoding competence/damage-inducible protein A, whose product MMKAQILAIGTELAIGQAVDTNSAWLAQQLAAMGIHTSRHVTVTDNLADITDAIRDAAANAELVLISGGLGPTADDLTRDALAAALGVELVLHPECLEQIAAYFASRRREMHERNRVQAMIPAGATPIENPRGTAPGIRAKLGRATVFVMPGVPSEMKAMYARDVLPAIRTMGGAGEVIVQRILRTFGMAESELGERISDLMARGRNPAVGTSAADLIISIRINAHGKSTGEAAAMAERDVAAVRERIGTYVFGEGDDELQTAVGRLLIDQGKTISTAESCTGGLVAKRLTDVSGSSAYFIQSFVTYSNEAKSRLLEIPPELIASNGAVSEPVAKAMAENCRRLSATDYALAVTGIAGPTGGTPDKPVGLVFVALATAERTIVRELRLGETITREEVRDRSAKAVVNLLRLELMHQLR is encoded by the coding sequence GTGATGAAGGCTCAGATTCTTGCCATCGGGACCGAGCTTGCCATTGGGCAGGCGGTTGACACCAATTCGGCGTGGCTGGCTCAGCAGCTTGCCGCCATGGGGATACACACTTCGCGCCATGTCACCGTCACCGACAATCTGGCCGACATCACTGATGCCATTCGCGACGCCGCTGCGAATGCCGAACTCGTGCTTATCTCCGGCGGGCTGGGGCCGACGGCGGACGACCTGACGCGCGACGCGCTGGCCGCCGCCCTGGGCGTCGAACTCGTTCTCCATCCCGAGTGCCTCGAGCAGATTGCTGCGTACTTCGCGTCGCGCAGGCGCGAGATGCACGAGCGGAATCGCGTGCAGGCGATGATCCCTGCCGGGGCGACGCCGATTGAGAATCCGCGCGGCACCGCCCCGGGCATCCGGGCGAAGCTCGGGCGCGCGACTGTCTTCGTTATGCCGGGGGTGCCGAGCGAAATGAAGGCGATGTATGCGCGCGATGTACTACCGGCGATACGCACGATGGGCGGCGCGGGCGAGGTGATCGTGCAGCGCATCCTGCGGACCTTCGGCATGGCGGAGTCAGAACTCGGCGAGCGAATCTCCGACCTGATGGCGCGCGGGCGGAACCCGGCCGTGGGGACAAGCGCGGCGGACCTCATCATCTCCATCCGGATCAACGCGCACGGCAAGTCCACTGGCGAGGCGGCGGCCATGGCCGAGCGAGATGTCGCGGCGGTTCGCGAGCGGATCGGGACGTACGTCTTCGGCGAGGGCGATGATGAATTGCAGACAGCCGTCGGCCGCCTGCTCATCGATCAGGGCAAGACGATTTCCACGGCCGAGTCCTGCACCGGCGGGCTGGTCGCCAAGCGGCTGACGGATGTCTCGGGCTCGAGCGCGTATTTCATTCAGTCGTTCGTGACGTATTCCAACGAGGCGAAGTCGCGGCTGCTGGAAATTCCGCCGGAGCTTATCGCGTCAAACGGAGCGGTCAGCGAACCGGTCGCGAAGGCAATGGCGGAAAACTGCCGGCGACTGTCGGCTACGGACTACGCGCTGGCCGTCACCGGGATCGCCGGGCCAACGGGCGGCACGCCGGACAAGCCCGTTGGATTGGTCTTCGTGGCGCTGGCGACGGCGGAGCGAACGATTGTGCGTGAACTGCGGCTGGGCGAGACGATCACGCGCGAGGAGGTCCGCGACCGGTCGGCAAAAGCAGTGGTAAACCTGTTGCGGCTGGAATTGATGCATCAGTTAAGATAG
- a CDS encoding transposase — protein MDGPHPYRMWSRSRSVRLPGYDYREHAPYHITICAIPGSRPFDDEHRAEMVCRTLREYSESLRFYLAAYCLMPDHMHVLLSPAGSGLSVGQFIGRFKGKTTNESWKLDWRGPLWQPRFHDHIVRRDESIRDTARYIIENALKAGFGEAYPHRWADPDVLR, from the coding sequence ATGGATGGGCCACATCCGTATCGCATGTGGAGCCGTAGTCGCTCGGTGCGACTGCCCGGCTACGACTATCGGGAGCATGCTCCGTACCACATCACGATCTGCGCGATACCGGGGAGCCGACCATTCGATGACGAACATCGGGCCGAGATGGTCTGCCGCACTCTGCGAGAATACTCTGAGTCACTCCGATTCTACCTTGCCGCATATTGTCTGATGCCTGACCACATGCACGTTCTCCTGTCTCCCGCGGGTTCAGGGTTATCCGTCGGGCAGTTCATCGGCCGGTTCAAGGGCAAGACCACAAACGAAAGCTGGAAGCTCGATTGGCGGGGGCCGTTGTGGCAGCCGCGTTTTCACGATCACATCGTGCGTCGGGATGAGAGTATTCGCGACACAGCGCGATACATCATCGAGAATGCACTAAAAGCGGGGTTCGGTGAGGCATATCCTCATCGATGGGCGGACCCGGACGTGTTACGATGA
- a CDS encoding metallophosphoesterase, whose amino-acid sequence MNEEKVNNAAESSSDVLKKSRGVLTRLAVLAVIVAIGAGFVVEQRTRPRLLSGPMVQIPEPGALTIVWQMDAPLGGGAVWLETSKDSNQVARATINGKISESGNAGRYEATFSGLPAGAEFDYRVVNERGLFGSTVLAGPYKTKTQPPRGTPFRFVAFGDSGNGSNTQADFARKIAASNPDLIIHVGDLVYPAGDGKTYRTHFYEPNAEMIRHAPFMPSEGNHDVATDEGRPLLEHFVCPRNGPEGIEPERCYWFDYGDARFVALDTNVTEFGGALTPDQLKTVVAPWVRRVFQDCDARWKFVFYHHPFYTGSEHSAEGSAFVKEAFLDAFEESGVDMVFCGHNHLYERTAPLMKDQIVEDGQGIVYIVTGAGGVSRYAETLPNPPYIKYYNVDVFSYTRVDLTADRLELKQIDEHGNTIDTYTLEKPAPTRTAATSR is encoded by the coding sequence GTGAACGAAGAAAAAGTGAACAACGCCGCCGAGAGCTCATCTGATGTTCTGAAAAAATCGCGAGGTGTTCTGACGCGGCTGGCCGTTCTCGCCGTGATCGTGGCAATTGGTGCGGGGTTCGTTGTCGAGCAGCGAACGAGGCCGCGATTGCTTTCCGGTCCGATGGTGCAGATACCTGAGCCGGGGGCGCTGACGATTGTGTGGCAAATGGATGCGCCGCTGGGCGGTGGCGCGGTCTGGCTGGAGACCTCCAAGGACAGCAATCAGGTAGCGAGGGCGACGATCAATGGCAAGATCTCAGAGAGTGGGAATGCGGGGCGCTACGAGGCGACCTTTTCCGGATTGCCTGCGGGGGCGGAGTTTGACTATCGGGTTGTGAACGAACGTGGATTGTTCGGGAGCACGGTTCTGGCTGGGCCGTACAAAACAAAGACGCAGCCACCGCGCGGCACGCCGTTTCGATTCGTCGCGTTTGGCGACAGCGGCAACGGCAGCAACACGCAGGCGGACTTCGCCCGCAAGATTGCCGCGTCGAATCCCGACCTCATTATTCACGTGGGCGATCTTGTCTATCCGGCCGGAGACGGCAAGACCTATCGCACGCACTTTTACGAGCCGAACGCGGAGATGATCCGCCATGCGCCCTTCATGCCCAGCGAGGGCAATCACGACGTGGCAACCGACGAGGGGCGCCCGCTCTTGGAGCATTTCGTCTGTCCGCGGAACGGGCCGGAAGGCATCGAGCCGGAACGGTGCTATTGGTTCGACTATGGCGACGCCAGGTTTGTCGCGCTGGATACGAACGTGACCGAGTTCGGCGGTGCGCTGACGCCGGACCAGCTCAAGACGGTGGTCGCCCCGTGGGTGCGGCGGGTGTTTCAGGATTGTGATGCACGATGGAAGTTCGTCTTCTATCATCATCCGTTCTACACCGGGAGCGAACACTCGGCCGAGGGGTCGGCATTCGTGAAGGAGGCATTTCTCGACGCGTTCGAGGAGTCGGGCGTGGACATGGTGTTCTGCGGGCACAACCACTTGTACGAACGAACAGCACCTCTGATGAAAGATCAGATTGTCGAGGACGGCCAGGGGATCGTGTACATCGTGACCGGTGCGGGCGGCGTGAGCCGGTATGCCGAAACTCTGCCCAACCCGCCATACATCAAGTATTACAACGTAGACGTGTTCAGCTATACGCGTGTGGATCTCACCGCGGATCGGCTGGAGTTAAAGCAGATCGACGAACACGGCAATACGATCGACACCTACACCCTCGAGAAGCCGGCGCCAACGCGGACTGCTGCGACGAGCCGATAA
- the gatB gene encoding Asp-tRNA(Asn)/Glu-tRNA(Gln) amidotransferase subunit GatB, which yields MTIRPIIGLEIHVQLATRTKMFCPCALEFAAEPNSRVCPVCLGMPGSLPVMNRTAYELSVRAATALNCKIATFTKWDRKSYYYPDMPKNYQISQYDLPLSSEGWFEVPAADGNSRRVGIIRAHLEEDAGKNLHEGLAYTRVDLNRAGTPLLEIVTKPDLADAEEAYNFCVELQRLVQYLGISEANMQKGQMRFEPNVNVAITEGGVEYRTPISEIKNLNSFRSVRDAIKYEVDRQVRAWQDDHDYTLAKVGKLNFGWDDVKLVTEFQRGKEESHDYRYFPDPDLVPVTVEDAWINEVREKLGELPLARQQRFMRDFGMTVKDCEVVLADRATADLYDGAIAAGADAKMLTKQFLGVWNNLASARGLSISGLGVTTGMIADLAKAVGGGSVSATAATQIAEELAGGAKSGESVMDIAKRLGLVQERDEGATQKWVDEAFAANAQAVADALGDNERKSKAAPGFLRGQVMKISQGKADPKMVGELIEKKIAELKSAN from the coding sequence GTGACCATCCGCCCCATCATCGGTCTTGAGATTCATGTTCAACTCGCCACGCGCACGAAGATGTTCTGCCCGTGCGCGTTGGAGTTTGCCGCGGAGCCGAACAGCCGCGTTTGTCCGGTGTGTCTGGGGATGCCGGGGTCGCTGCCGGTGATGAACCGGACGGCGTACGAGCTGTCCGTGCGGGCGGCGACGGCGCTGAATTGCAAGATCGCCACCTTCACCAAGTGGGACCGCAAGAGCTACTACTACCCCGACATGCCGAAGAATTACCAGATCAGCCAGTACGACCTGCCGCTCTCGTCGGAGGGATGGTTTGAGGTCCCGGCGGCGGACGGCAACTCGCGGCGCGTGGGGATTATCCGCGCACATCTGGAAGAAGACGCGGGCAAGAATCTGCACGAGGGCCTGGCCTACACCCGCGTCGATCTGAACCGCGCCGGCACGCCGCTGCTGGAGATCGTCACGAAGCCGGACCTGGCGGATGCCGAGGAGGCCTACAACTTCTGCGTTGAGCTTCAGCGATTGGTGCAGTACCTGGGCATCAGCGAGGCGAACATGCAGAAAGGGCAGATGCGCTTCGAGCCGAATGTGAACGTGGCCATCACCGAGGGCGGCGTCGAATACCGCACGCCGATCAGCGAGATCAAGAACCTCAACAGCTTTCGCAGCGTGCGCGACGCCATCAAGTACGAAGTCGATCGCCAGGTGCGGGCATGGCAGGATGACCACGACTACACGCTGGCGAAGGTCGGCAAGCTGAACTTCGGCTGGGACGACGTGAAGCTGGTGACGGAGTTCCAGCGCGGCAAGGAGGAGTCGCACGACTATCGATACTTCCCCGACCCGGACCTGGTGCCGGTGACGGTGGAGGATGCGTGGATCAACGAAGTGCGCGAGAAGCTCGGCGAGCTTCCGCTTGCGAGGCAGCAGCGGTTCATGCGCGACTTCGGCATGACTGTGAAGGATTGCGAGGTGGTGCTGGCCGATCGCGCGACGGCCGACCTGTACGACGGGGCCATCGCCGCCGGGGCGGATGCGAAGATGCTCACCAAGCAGTTTCTCGGCGTGTGGAACAATTTGGCCAGCGCGCGCGGCCTGTCGATCAGCGGGCTCGGCGTCACCACGGGGATGATCGCCGATCTGGCGAAGGCGGTCGGCGGCGGGTCAGTCAGTGCCACGGCGGCAACACAGATTGCGGAAGAACTGGCAGGTGGGGCGAAGTCCGGCGAAAGCGTGATGGACATCGCCAAACGGCTCGGCCTCGTCCAGGAGCGCGACGAGGGTGCGACGCAGAAATGGGTCGACGAGGCCTTCGCCGCCAATGCCCAGGCGGTGGCCGATGCCCTCGGCGACAACGAACGCAAGTCCAAGGCCGCCCCCGGTTTCCTCCGCGGACAGGTCATGAAGATCTCACAGGGCAAGGCAGACCCGAAGATGGTGGGCGAGTTGATCGAGAAGAAGATCGCGGAATTGAAGAGTGCGAATTAG